The Bradysia coprophila strain Holo2 chromosome IV unlocalized genomic scaffold, BU_Bcop_v1 contig_84, whole genome shotgun sequence genome window below encodes:
- the LOC119072858 gene encoding ATP-binding cassette sub-family F member 2: protein MPSDAKKRDQARKKEAQKKRNQKIISVNGGSTDASKTNGTTNGQPVELTEEELLCAKLEEEARISAEARSCTGTSAVHPRSRDIKMSNFAITFFGSELLQDTTLELNCGRRYGLIGLNGCGKSSLLSVLGNREVPIPEHIDIFHLTREIPASTKSALQCVMEVDEERLKLEKMADELATREDDESQDQLMDIYDRLDDMNADQAEMKAARILHGLGFTKEMQQKQAKDFSGGWRMRIALARALFVKPHLLLLDEPTNHLDLDACVWLEDELSQYKRILVLISHSQDFLNGVCTNIIHMNNKRLKYYTGNYEAFMKTRMELLENQMKQYNWEQDQIAHMKNYIARFGHGSAKLARQAQSKEKTLAKMVAQGLTDKVVDDKTLNFSFPSCGTIPPPVIMVQNVSFRYNDTTPYIYKNLEFGIDLDTRLALVGPNGAGKSTLLKLLYGDLQPTSGMIRKNSHLRIARYHQHLHELLDLDVSPLDYMMKAFPEVKEREDMRKIIGRYGLTGRQQVCPIRQLSDGQRCRVVFAWLAWQTPHLLLFDEPTNHLDMETIDALGEAISDFDGGMVLVSHDFRLINQVAEEIWICENETVTKWNGGILDYKDHLKKRIIKDIEKAEKAKKK from the exons aGCTCCTCTGTGCTAAGCTTGAAGAAGAAGCACGAATATCGGCTGAAGCCCGGTCATGTACGGGTACTTCGGCCGTACATCCCCGATCGCGTGATATCAAAATGTCCAATTTTGCTATAACCTTTTTCGGTTCCGAATTGCTGCAAGACACCACACTCGAATTGAATTGTGGTCGTCGTTATGGCTTAATTGGATTGAATGGCTGCGGTAAATCGTCATTGTTGTCTGTTCTGGGCAATCGCGAAGTGCCGATACCCGAACACATTGACATTTTCCATTTGACGCGTGAGATTCCAGCTAGTACCAAATCGGCTTTACAATGCGTCATGGAAGTGGATGAAGAGCGATTGAAGCTGGAGAAAATGGCTGACGAATTGGCTACGCGTGAGGACGATGAGTCACAGGATCAGCTAATGGATATCTACGATCGCTTGGATGACATG AATGCCGATCAAGCGGAAATGAAGGCGGCCAGAATTTTGCACGGTTTGGGATTCACCAAAGAGATGCAACAGAAACAGGCCAAAGACTTTTCGGGAGGTTGGCGAATGAGAATCGCTCT GGCCAGAGCGTTATTCGTTAAGCCGCACCTGTTGCTGTTGGATGAACCGACCAATCATTTGGATTTGGATGCTTGTGTGTGGCTTGAAGACGAATTGAGCCAATACAAACGAATTTTGGTATTAATTTCGCATTCCCAGGATTTCCTGAATGGTGTCTGCACCAACATCATTCACATGAACAACAAGCGACTCAAATATTATACGGGTAATTACGAAGCGTTCATGAAGACTCGCATGGAACTGCtggaaaatcaaatgaagCAGTACAACTGGGAACAAGATCAAATCGCCCACATGAAGAACTATATCGCGAGATTCGGCCACGGTTCGGCTAAGCTGGCTAGACAGGCACAGTCGAAGGAGAAAACTTTGGCGAAAATGGTGGCACAAGGCCTAACGGATAAGGTCGTCGATGATAAGACGTTGAATTTCAGCTTTCCATCATGTGGAACGATTCCACCTCCAGTTATTATGGTTCAG AATGTTAGCTTCCGATACAATGACACGACACCGTACATCTACAAAAACTTGGAATTCGGCATCGATTTGGATACTCGTCTGGCTCTGGTCGGACCGAATGGTGCCGGAAAATCCACACTGCTGAAGCTGTTGTACGGAGATTTGCAACCAACGTCCGGAATGATTCGGAAAAATTCCCATTTGCGCATTGCTCGCTACCATCAGCATTTGCACGAACTGTTGGACCTCGACGTCAGTCCGCTGGATTACATGATGAAAGCGTTCCCCGAGGTGAAGGAACGTGAAGATATGCGCAAAATCATCGGTCGTTACGGTCTAACCGGTCGACAACAGGTCTGTCCCATTCGACAGCTGAGCGATGGTCAACGGTGCCGAGTGGTGTTCGCTTGGCTGGCCTGGCAAACTCCACATTTATTGCTGTTCGACGAACCCACCAATCATTTGGATATGGAAACCATCGATGCACTGGGCGAAGCTATAAGCGATTTTGATGGCGGTATGGTGTTGGTTAGCCACGATTTCCGGCTGATCAATCAAGTGGCGGAAGAGATTTGGATTTGTGAGAATGAAACGGTTACGAAATGGAATGGCGGCATTTTGGATTACAAGGACCATTTGAAGAAGCGCATCATTAAAGATATAGAAAAGGCCGAAAAGGcgaaaaagaaataa
- the LOC119072869 gene encoding probable cleavage and polyadenylation specificity factor subunit 2 codes for MTSIIKLLAISGSSDESPPCYLLQVDEVRILLDCGWDEKFDPNFIKEIKRHVHTIDAVLLSYPDPFHLGALPYLVGKLGLNCPIYATIPVYKMGQMFMYDLYMSHYNMYDFELFSLDDIDTAFERIIQLKYNQSVALKGKGYGTITITPLPAGHMIGGTIWKIIKVGEEDIVYAADFNHKKERHLNGCELEKLQRPSLLITDAYNAKYQQARRRARDEKLMTNILQTLRNNGNVLVCVDTAGRVLELAHMLDQFWRNKDSGLLAYSLAILNHFSYNVIEFAKSQIEWMSDKLMKSFEGARNNPFQFKHLQLCHSLNDLNKISSPKVVLASTPDMESGFTRELFVQWAANPNNSIIITSRSSQGTLARDLLENGGNGRKIELDVRRRVELEGAELEDYMRTEGERHKLSKLIKQDIDDSSSDSDDDLEMNIITGKHDIVVRNESMAHSGFFKTSRKQHVMFPFYEEKIKSDEYGEIIQLEDYKMLDVGFDVVMDDNKENTQQVKIEDIKKESDKNKNDCVLVEKPTKCISSRKLIEVNAQVQFIDFEGRSDGGSLLQILSQLRPRRIVVVRGSPENIDIVSKHCVQSIGARVFTPKKGDIVDATTETHIYQVRLTEALVSQLFFQRGKDAEIAWMDSAVVVRKKQIAAVGATLDMEVDQEEPTEVIDDEDQKLLTLAPLEEEDIPPHNSVFVNELKLSDFKQILQKHNINSEFSGGVLWCSNGTLALKRVDTGKVTMEGCLSEDYYKIRELLYEQYAII; via the exons ATGACTTCGATAATTAAATTGCTAGCGATATCTGGATCAAGCGATGAATCGCCACCGTGTTATCTGTTGCAAGTGGACGAAGTAAGAATTTTGTTGGACTGCGGTTGGGATGAGAAATTCGATCCAAATTTtatcaaagaaataaaaag GCATGTCCACACCATCGATGCAGTGTTACTCTCATATCCGGATCCATTCCATTTGGGAGCACTTCCCTACCTAGTCGGTAAATTAGGTTTGAATTGTCCGATTTATGCGACCATTCCGGTGTACAAAATGGGTCAGATGTTTATGTACGACCTGTACATGTCGCATTACAACATGTACGACTTTGAGCTGTTTTCATTAGACGACATCGACACGGCGTTCGAGCGgataattcaattgaaatacaACCAGAGCGTTGCGTTAAAGGGCAAGGGATACGGAACGATAACGATAACACCGTTGCCGGCCGGTCATATGATTGGTGGTACGATTTGGAAAATCATTAAAGTCGGCGAAGAGGACATAGTCTACGCAGCCGATTTCAATCACAAGAAGGAGAGGCATTTGAACGGTTGTGAATTGGAGAAACTGCAACGTCCATCACTGCTGATCACCGATGCCTACAATGCCAAATATCAACAAGCCAGACGCAGAGCAAGGGATGAGAAACTGATGACGAATATACTGCAAACGTTGCGGAACAATGGGAATGTTTTAGTGTGTGTGGACACTGCTGGTCGTGTTTTGGAACTAGCTCATATGTTGGACCAATTCTGGCGTAACAAAGACTCCGGCCTCTTGGCCTACTCGTTGGCCATACTGAATCATTTCAGCTACAATGTCATCGAGTTCGCCAAATCGCAGATCGAATGGATGAGCGACAAATTGATGAAAAGTTTCGAGGGCGCACGGAACAATCCGTTCCAATTCAAACACTTGCAGTTGTGTCACAGCTTGAACGATCTGAATAAAATATCCAGTCCGAAAGTGGTACTGGCCTCGACGCCGGATATGGAAAGTGGATTCACACGAGAATTGTTTGTGCAGTGGGCGGCGAATCCGAACAACAGCATCATTATCACATCACG ATCGTCTCAAGGGACTCTGGCTCGCGATTTACTAGAAAATGGTGGAAATGGACGGAAAATCGAACTGGATGTGAGGCGACGCGTCGAACTCGAAGGTGCTGAATTGGAAGACTATATGAGAACGGAGGGCGAACGACACAAACTGTCGAAACTGATCAAACAGGATATTGATGACAGTAGCTCGGACTCTGACGACGATTTGGAAATGAATATCATTACCGGCAAGCATGACATTGTCGTGCGGAACGAGAGTATGGCACATTCGGGCTTCTTTAAAACCAGTCGCAAGCAGCATGTCATGTTTCCATTTTACGAGGAGAAGATCAAAAGTGACGAGTACGGCGAGATCATTCAGCTGGAGGATTACAAAATGCTCGACGTTGGTTTTGATGTAGTCATGGACGATAACAAAGAGAACACGCAACAAGTGAAAATTGAGGATATCAAGAAGGAATCGGATAAGAACAAAAATG ACTGCGTCTTGGTTGAAAAGCCAACGAAATGCATCAGTAGCCGGAAGCTGATCGAAGTAAACGCCCAAGTTCAATTCATCGACTTCGAGGGTCGATCAGATGGTGGATCTCTACTACAAATTCTGTCACAACTACGCCCGCGTCGAATTGTGGTGGTTCGTGGTTCACCAGAAAACATAGACATAGTGTCAAAGCATTGCGTCCAGAGCATTGGTGCCCGTGTCTTCACGCCGAAAAAGGGCGACATTGTGGACGCAACAACCGAAACACACATCTACCAGGTCCGATTGACTGAGGCATTGGTGTCGCAATTGTTCTTCCAAAGGGGTAAAGATGCCGAAATTGCATGGATGGACTCGGCGGTGGTGGTGCGCAAAAAGCAAATAGCTGCGGTTGGAGCGACTCTCGATATGGAAGTTGATCAAGAGGAGCCAACGGAag TGATCGACGACGAAGACCAAAAGCTACTCACATTGGCACCGCTGGAGGAGGAGGACATTCCGCCACACAATTCAGTTTTTGTCAACGAATTGAAACTGTCGgatttcaagcaaattttgCAGAAGCACAACATCAATTCGGAATTTTCGGGTGGTGTGCTGTGGTGTTCGAATGGAACGTTGGCTTTGAAGCGG GTTGACACTGGCAAAGTAACGATGGAAGGATGTCTGTCGGAAGATTACTACAAAATCCGGGAGCTGCTGTATGAACAATATGCGATCATATAA
- the LOC119072870 gene encoding DNA polymerase epsilon subunit 2 has product MELSRYKGRVQNALKLSGYVVRSEISQFLAQQLLTLKESEREKWLATILNHIQNQSLTSSVIEKSNVELAIRECSNSGLDESETVFSVINAFDVPSYRYDTDRKHFILDTKHKSILPDATIKSIYLTDRYNMLWQRTSRHELFSAVVQGTKSQAKKFQLRRVENLLAASKMRDVVVLGLLTQIRERKLFIEDPTGIVELDLSNAQYHSGLFCEGSFVLVEGTYNDEILKVSGLGFPPPEMAESSRSYFGTANTWGGRSKSLLKSSPRLLQIERSNTDATLVFVSDCWLDNGEVMEKLNMLFSGYNSCPPSAIVLMGSFIKSSENPFTLKAKLAELADVIEPYMGIKQDTDIVFVPSLDDPATANILPRPPLPNCLWKDFQKKVPRAIFATNPCRLQYCTQQIVVCRADLVTKFCRNTIHFPKSGQLEDHFARTLICQGNLTPLCQITLPTYWQFDAALSLYPLPDLVVIGDPSQGFHTTQQGCAVINTGSFPKSKFAFKVYVPSSRVVEDSQIPDEMDE; this is encoded by the exons ATGGAATTGTCTCGATATAAAGGTCGTGTTCAAAATGCATTGAAACTAAGTGGCTATGTTGTCCGATC AGAAATATCACAGTTCTTAGCTCAACAATTGTTGACTCTGAAGGAGTCGGAACGGGAGAAATGGTTGGCTACAATACTAAATCACATTCAGAATCAATCACTGACATCGTCGGTGATTGAGAAGTCGAACGTTGAATTGGCGATACGA GAATGCTCGAATTCTGGTCTAGACGAATCGGAAACGGTATTCAGTGTCATCAACGCGTTCGATGTGCCTAGTTATAGATATGACACCGATCGGAAGCACTTCATTCTGGACACCAAACACAAAAGCATACTGCCCGACGCAACAATCAAATCGATCTATTTAACGGATCGCTACAACATGTTGTGGCAACGGACCTCCAGGCACGAACTCTTCTCGGCGGTGGTGCAAGGTACCAAATCACAAGCCAAAAAGTTTCAGCTGAGAAGAGTCGAAAATCTCTTGGCTGCGTCCAAAATGAGGGATGTCGTCGTTTTGGGCTTGCTGACACAGATCCGTGAACGAAAGCTATTCATCGAAGATCCTACTGGAATTGTCGAGCTTGATCTGTCCAATGCACAGTATCACAGCGGTTTGTTCTGCGAAGGTTCCTTTGTTCTGGTTGAAGGAACGTAcaacgacgaaattttgaaGGTGTCCGGTTTGG GTTTTCCACCGCCAGAGATGGCTGAGTCGAGTCGTAGCTATTTCGGTACAGCGAATACTTGGGGAGGAAGGTCGAAAAGTTTGTTGAAAAGTTCTCCACGGCTGCTACAGATTGAACGGTCCAACACTGATGCGACTTTAGTATTCGTTTCGGACTGTTGGCTTGACAATGGAGAG GTTATGGAGAAACTGAACATGCTGTTTAGCGGATACAATAGCTGCCCACCAAGCGCTATCGTGCTAATGGGATCATTCATCAAATCGTCAGAGAACCCGTTCACCTTGAAAGCCAAATTAGCTGAACTAGCCGATGTAATCGAGCCGTATATGGGCATCAAACAGGACACCGACATCGTGTTCGTACCGTCACTGGACGATCCAGCGACAGCGAATATTTTACCACGACCTCCGTTGCCGAACTGTTTGTGGAAAGACTTTCAGAAAAAGGTTCCGCGAGCAATTTTCGCGACGAATCCATGCCGGTTACAGTATTGCACACAGCAGATTGTCGTGTGTCGAGCCGATTTGGTAACGAAATTCTGTCGGAACACCATACACTTTCCCAAATCCGGACAACTGGAAGATCAT TTTGCCCGGACGCTCATTTGTCAAGGTAATCTGACGCCACTTTGCCAGATTACGCTTCCCACATACTGGCAATTCGATGCAGCGCTCAGTCTCTATCCACTTCCCGATTTGGTTGTCATCGGAGATCCTAGTCAAGGTTTTCATACCACCCAGCAAGGATGTGCCGTTATTAATACG GGATCGTTTCCAAAATCAAAGTTCGCTTTCAAAGTTTACGTGCCGTCGAGCAGAGTTGTGGAAGACTCTCAAATTCCAGACGAGATGGACGAATAg